From the genome of Palaemon carinicauda isolate YSFRI2023 chromosome 6, ASM3689809v2, whole genome shotgun sequence, one region includes:
- the LOC137642938 gene encoding uncharacterized protein, translating to MTKVNTLMDNNFTTFKTSIKASTCPITSQSSDKVAHYPLANRSEIPTHGYKTLCVEFFANFCLLVDRAYQHLVNADSYSSTPLLPAPSSLTLYISIPQIPMPSSYHTRKSCDQNFTKRQQLPSNTAFISISIRSDPAVFARFKGLTSDCLATAKGTFTKMKEMGLCYKASKPWSSPIHIVLRKDDTLHPCEYFKCLNMHIERDPYLLFNIAVITSYLHKANVFSTLDFLKGYYQYDFLVLYNKCTFGANEISFLGHYITPEPDLFPKKVSVILASHRCYSCPSLCLPQGQAIRPKGVSPSRSDLQHNEYPHQMLLLSLFLCHMPLSFSPPIPVMSLLVQYSSKWSMAQPSFFAFFSRKQSKSKSSYFTFGRELLVVHFAVHRFHHFLDGTPFAIYTDYMPLMHTFTQQSHAWSARQCQHLSTNCTLQHVPGKISHIGDDLSRNTLAAIQLGLLYNALEEPQ from the exons atgaccaaagtcaacacccttatggataacaacttcaccacctttaagacaTCCATCAAGGCCTCCACCTGCCCCATAACAAGCCAGAGCAGTGACAAAGTCGCCCACTACCCAC TTGCCAACAGATCTGAGATCCCCACACATGGGTACAAGACACTGTGTGTGGAATTCTTCGCCAATTTCTGCCTCCTGGTTGATAGGGCATATCAAcatttagtcaacgcagactcatactcgtcAACACCTCTTCTACCTGCCCCTTCCAGCCTCACACTCTATATCAGCATACCACAGATACCTATGCCCTCCTCATATCATACCCGGAAGTCCTGTgatcagaacttcaccaaacgccaacAACTCCCGTCAAACACGGCATTTATATCCATATCAATACGATCGGATCCAGCAGTGTTTGCCAGATTTAAAGGCCTGACCTCAGATTGTTTGGCAACCGCTAAAGGAACGttcaccaaaatgaaagaaatgggcctttgctataAGGCCTCAAAACCATGGTCATCACCCATACACATTGTCCTTAGGAAGGATGACACACTGCACCCTTGTGAGTATTTCAAGTGTCTGAACATGCACATAGAACGGGATCCCTACCTGCTATTCAATATCGCTGTAAttacctcttacttgcacaaagcaaacgTGTTCTCTACTCTCGacttcctgaaagggtattatcag TACGACTTTTTAGTCCTGTataacaagtgtacttttggcgccaacgaaatatcgttcttagggcatTACATCACTCCTGAACCCGACCTATTCCCTAAGAAGGTATCAGTGATTCTTGCCAGCCATCGCTGCTACTCTTGCccctctctatgcctccctcaagggcaagcaataAGACCTAAAGGTGTATCTCCTTCAAGAAGCGACCTGCAACACAATGAATACCCCCATCaaatgctgctgctctcacttttcctgtgtcatatgcccctctccttttctccaccaatCCCcgtgatgtcgctattggtgcagtattcgagcaaGTGGTCAATGGCTCAACCAAGTTTCTTTGCTTTTTTCAGTAGAAAACAGTCCAAGTCGAAATCCAGCTACTTTACCTTCggccgcgaattgctggtggtacaTTTTGCTGTCCATcgctttcaccatttcttagatgGTACACCCTTCGCTATTTACACAGACTACATGCCATTgatgcacaccttcactcaacagtcccatgcctggtctgcccgtcaatgccaacatctgtccaccaactgcacccttcaacatgtccctgggaaaattagtCACATTggcgatgacctgtcaagaaacacattggctgccattcaactgggattgctTTACAATGCCTTAGAAGaaccccaatga